From Myotis daubentonii chromosome 7, mMyoDau2.1, whole genome shotgun sequence, a single genomic window includes:
- the INHA gene encoding inhibin alpha chain: protein MLLQLPLLLLLLVAPQWGHGCQGSELDRELVLAKVRALFLDALGAPAVSGEGGDPGGRRLPRRHAVGGILRRGSEPEEEDVSQAILFPAAGARCEDQPAAGELAHKAEEGLFTYMFRPSQHTRSRQVTSAQLWFHTGRDRRGTAASNSSGPLLDLLALSSGVPMAVPMSLGQAPPRWAVLHLATSALPLLTHPVLVLLLRCPLCSCSVRPETTPFLVAHTRAKPPSGGERTRRSTPPLPWPWSPAALRLLQRPPEEPAAHAHCHRAALNISFQELGWDHWIVHPPSFIFYYCHGGCGLPTQPDLSLPVPGAPPTPFQPLSLLPGAQPCCAAIPGTMRALRVRTTSDGGYSFKYETVPNLLTQHCACI, encoded by the exons ATGTTGCTAcagctgccgctgctgctcctcTTGCTGGTGGCTCCACAGTGGGGGCATGGCTGCCAAGGGTCAGAGCTGGACCGGGAACTTGTCCTGGCCAAAGTGAGGGCCCTGTTCCTGGATGCGTTGGGGGCCCCAGCAGTGAGCGGTGAAGGCGGGGACCCTGGAGGCAGGCGTCTGCCCCGAAGACATGCTGTGGGGGGCATCCTGCGCAGGGGCTCTGAGCCTGAGGAGGAGGATGTCTCCCAGGCCATCCTTTTCCCAGCTGCAG GTGCCCGCTGTGAGGACCAGCCAGCTGCAGGAGAGCTGGCCCACAAGGCGGAGGAGGGCCTCTTCACATATATGTTCCGACCGTCCCAGCACACACGCAGCCGCCAGGTGACTTCGGCCCAGCTGTGGTTCCACACGGGGCGGGACAGGCGGGGCACAGCAGCCTCCAATAGCTCTGGGCCCCTGCTAGACCTGCTGGCCCTGTCATCTGGGGTTCCCATGGCTGTGCCTATGTCATTGGGCCAGGCACCCCCTCGCTGGGCTGTGCTGCACCTGGCCACCTccgccctccctctgctgaccCATCCGGTCCTGGTACTCCTACTGCGCTGTCCTCTCTGTTCCTGCTCAGTCCGGCCCGAGACCACGCCCTTCTTGGTGGCCCACACACGGGCCAAGCCGCCCAGTGGAGGAGAAAGAACCCGACGCTCCActcccccgctgccctggccttgGTCGCCCGCTGCACTGCGCCTGCTGCAGAGGCCTCCAGAGGAGCCCGCCGCCCATGCCCACTGCCACAGAGCAGCCCTCAACATCTCCTTCCAGGAGCTGGGCTGGGATCACTGGATCGTACACCCTCCTAGCTTCATCTTCTACTACTGTCATGGGGGCTGTGGGCTGCCTACTCAGCCAGACCTGTCTCTGCCAGTCCCTGGAGCTCCCCCTACCCCTTTCCAGCCCCTTTCTCTGCTGCCaggggcccagccctgctgtgctgCTATCCCGGGGACCATGAGGGCCCTACGTGTCCGCACCACCTCAGATGGGGGTTACTCTTTCAAGTATGAGACAGTGCCCAACCTTCTCACGCAGCACTGTGCTTGCATCTAA